The following coding sequences lie in one Arachis hypogaea cultivar Tifrunner chromosome 9, arahy.Tifrunner.gnm2.J5K5, whole genome shotgun sequence genomic window:
- the LOC112710454 gene encoding PHD finger protein ALFIN-LIKE 3 isoform X1, whose translation MDSRAQYNPRTVEEVFRDFKGRRAGLIKALTTDVEEFYNQCDPEKENLCLYGFPSEQWEVNLPAEEVPPELPEPVLGINFARDGMQEKDWLSLVAVHSDAWLLAIAFYFGARFGFDKADRKRLFNMINEVPTIFEVVTGAAKKQVKEKSSVSNHSGSKSKSNSKAQRAPEPQGRQQKALQAKDEDDELDEQEDDEHGETLCGACGEHYGTDEFWICCDICEKWFHGKCVKITPARAEHIKQYKCPSCSNKRTRP comes from the exons atggACTCGCGAGCTCAGTATAATCCGCGCACCGTGGAagaggtttttagggatttcaagGGTCGCCGAGCAGGTCTCATCAAAGCCCTCACCACCG ATGTTGAAGAATTCTACAACCAATGTGACCCTG AGAAGGAGAACTTGTGCTTGTATGGCTTTCCTAGCGAGCAGTGGGAAGTAAATTTACCCGCTGAAGAAGTTCCACCAGAGCTTCCTGAGCCTGTGCTGGGCATTAACTTTGCTAGGGATGGCATGCAAGAAAAAGACTGGTTATCTTTGGTCGCTGTTCACAGCGATGCGTGGTTACTTGCTATTGCCTTCTATTTTGGAGCCAGATTTGGGTTTGATAAAGCTGATAG GAAACGCCTTTTCAATATGATTAATGAAGTGCCCACAATATTTGAAGTTGTTACTGGTGCAGCCAAGAAACAAGTGAAGGAGAAGTCTTCAGTTTCGAACCATAGTGGCAGCAAATCAAAGTCCAACTCTAAAGCA CAGCGTGCTCCGGAACCACAAGGTAGGCAGCAAAAGGCATTGCAAGCAAAAGATGAGGACGATGAACTGGACGAGCAAGAAGATGATGAACACGGGGAAACCTTGTGTGGGGCATGTGGCGAGCATTATGGCACCGATGAATTCTGGATTTGCTGTGACATTTGCGAGAAGTGGTTCCATGGGAAATGCGTGAAGATCACCCCTGCTAGGGCAGAGCATATCAAGCAGTACAAGTGCCCATCATGCAGTAATAAGCGAACTCGCCCCTGA
- the LOC112710454 gene encoding PHD finger protein ALFIN-LIKE 3 isoform X2, which yields MDSRAQYNPRTVEEVFRDFKGRRAGLIKALTTDVEEFYNQCDPEKENLCLYGFPSEQWEVNLPAEEVPPELPEPVLGINFARDGMQEKDWLSLVAVHSDAWLLAIAFYFGARFGFDKADRKRLFNMINEVPTIFEVVTGAAKKQVKEKSSVSNHSGSKSKSNSKARAPEPQGRQQKALQAKDEDDELDEQEDDEHGETLCGACGEHYGTDEFWICCDICEKWFHGKCVKITPARAEHIKQYKCPSCSNKRTRP from the exons atggACTCGCGAGCTCAGTATAATCCGCGCACCGTGGAagaggtttttagggatttcaagGGTCGCCGAGCAGGTCTCATCAAAGCCCTCACCACCG ATGTTGAAGAATTCTACAACCAATGTGACCCTG AGAAGGAGAACTTGTGCTTGTATGGCTTTCCTAGCGAGCAGTGGGAAGTAAATTTACCCGCTGAAGAAGTTCCACCAGAGCTTCCTGAGCCTGTGCTGGGCATTAACTTTGCTAGGGATGGCATGCAAGAAAAAGACTGGTTATCTTTGGTCGCTGTTCACAGCGATGCGTGGTTACTTGCTATTGCCTTCTATTTTGGAGCCAGATTTGGGTTTGATAAAGCTGATAG GAAACGCCTTTTCAATATGATTAATGAAGTGCCCACAATATTTGAAGTTGTTACTGGTGCAGCCAAGAAACAAGTGAAGGAGAAGTCTTCAGTTTCGAACCATAGTGGCAGCAAATCAAAGTCCAACTCTAAAGCA CGTGCTCCGGAACCACAAGGTAGGCAGCAAAAGGCATTGCAAGCAAAAGATGAGGACGATGAACTGGACGAGCAAGAAGATGATGAACACGGGGAAACCTTGTGTGGGGCATGTGGCGAGCATTATGGCACCGATGAATTCTGGATTTGCTGTGACATTTGCGAGAAGTGGTTCCATGGGAAATGCGTGAAGATCACCCCTGCTAGGGCAGAGCATATCAAGCAGTACAAGTGCCCATCATGCAGTAATAAGCGAACTCGCCCCTGA
- the LOC112710454 gene encoding PHD finger protein ALFIN-LIKE 3 isoform X3, which yields MDSRAQYNPRTVEEVFRDFKGRRADVEEFYNQCDPEKENLCLYGFPSEQWEVNLPAEEVPPELPEPVLGINFARDGMQEKDWLSLVAVHSDAWLLAIAFYFGARFGFDKADRKRLFNMINEVPTIFEVVTGAAKKQVKEKSSVSNHSGSKSKSNSKAQRAPEPQGRQQKALQAKDEDDELDEQEDDEHGETLCGACGEHYGTDEFWICCDICEKWFHGKCVKITPARAEHIKQYKCPSCSNKRTRP from the exons atggACTCGCGAGCTCAGTATAATCCGCGCACCGTGGAagaggtttttagggatttcaagGGTCGCCGAGCAG ATGTTGAAGAATTCTACAACCAATGTGACCCTG AGAAGGAGAACTTGTGCTTGTATGGCTTTCCTAGCGAGCAGTGGGAAGTAAATTTACCCGCTGAAGAAGTTCCACCAGAGCTTCCTGAGCCTGTGCTGGGCATTAACTTTGCTAGGGATGGCATGCAAGAAAAAGACTGGTTATCTTTGGTCGCTGTTCACAGCGATGCGTGGTTACTTGCTATTGCCTTCTATTTTGGAGCCAGATTTGGGTTTGATAAAGCTGATAG GAAACGCCTTTTCAATATGATTAATGAAGTGCCCACAATATTTGAAGTTGTTACTGGTGCAGCCAAGAAACAAGTGAAGGAGAAGTCTTCAGTTTCGAACCATAGTGGCAGCAAATCAAAGTCCAACTCTAAAGCA CAGCGTGCTCCGGAACCACAAGGTAGGCAGCAAAAGGCATTGCAAGCAAAAGATGAGGACGATGAACTGGACGAGCAAGAAGATGATGAACACGGGGAAACCTTGTGTGGGGCATGTGGCGAGCATTATGGCACCGATGAATTCTGGATTTGCTGTGACATTTGCGAGAAGTGGTTCCATGGGAAATGCGTGAAGATCACCCCTGCTAGGGCAGAGCATATCAAGCAGTACAAGTGCCCATCATGCAGTAATAAGCGAACTCGCCCCTGA
- the LOC112710454 gene encoding PHD finger protein ALFIN-LIKE 3 isoform X4 yields the protein MDSRAQYNPRTVEEVFRDFKGRRADVEEFYNQCDPEKENLCLYGFPSEQWEVNLPAEEVPPELPEPVLGINFARDGMQEKDWLSLVAVHSDAWLLAIAFYFGARFGFDKADRKRLFNMINEVPTIFEVVTGAAKKQVKEKSSVSNHSGSKSKSNSKARAPEPQGRQQKALQAKDEDDELDEQEDDEHGETLCGACGEHYGTDEFWICCDICEKWFHGKCVKITPARAEHIKQYKCPSCSNKRTRP from the exons atggACTCGCGAGCTCAGTATAATCCGCGCACCGTGGAagaggtttttagggatttcaagGGTCGCCGAGCAG ATGTTGAAGAATTCTACAACCAATGTGACCCTG AGAAGGAGAACTTGTGCTTGTATGGCTTTCCTAGCGAGCAGTGGGAAGTAAATTTACCCGCTGAAGAAGTTCCACCAGAGCTTCCTGAGCCTGTGCTGGGCATTAACTTTGCTAGGGATGGCATGCAAGAAAAAGACTGGTTATCTTTGGTCGCTGTTCACAGCGATGCGTGGTTACTTGCTATTGCCTTCTATTTTGGAGCCAGATTTGGGTTTGATAAAGCTGATAG GAAACGCCTTTTCAATATGATTAATGAAGTGCCCACAATATTTGAAGTTGTTACTGGTGCAGCCAAGAAACAAGTGAAGGAGAAGTCTTCAGTTTCGAACCATAGTGGCAGCAAATCAAAGTCCAACTCTAAAGCA CGTGCTCCGGAACCACAAGGTAGGCAGCAAAAGGCATTGCAAGCAAAAGATGAGGACGATGAACTGGACGAGCAAGAAGATGATGAACACGGGGAAACCTTGTGTGGGGCATGTGGCGAGCATTATGGCACCGATGAATTCTGGATTTGCTGTGACATTTGCGAGAAGTGGTTCCATGGGAAATGCGTGAAGATCACCCCTGCTAGGGCAGAGCATATCAAGCAGTACAAGTGCCCATCATGCAGTAATAAGCGAACTCGCCCCTGA